The Lolium perenne isolate Kyuss_39 chromosome 6, Kyuss_2.0, whole genome shotgun sequence genome segment atacacgctccgctgttgcatatggacaagtatgtccttagtttctactcatagtattcatggcgaagtttcttcttcgttaaattgttatatggttggaattggaaaatgctacatgtagtaattggtataatgtcttgaacaatgtgatacttggcaattgttgtgctcatgtttaagctcttgcatcatatactttgcacctattagtgaagaaatacatagagcttgttaaaatttggtttgcatgagtggtttctctagagtctagatattttctagtgaggtgtttgaacaacaaggaagacgatgtatagtcttataatgcttgtaatatgtcttttatgtgagttttgctgtactagttcatacttgtgtttgtttcaaacaaccttgctagcctaaaccttgtatcgagagggaatacttctcatgcatccaaaatacttgagccaaacactatgccatttgtgtccaccatacctacctactacatggtatttctccgccattccaaagtaaattgcttgagtgctacctttaaacaattcaaaatttatcacctctgatttgtgtcaatgttttatagctcatgaggaaatatgtggtgtttatctttcaatcttgttgggcaactttcaccaatggactagtggcttcatccgcttatccaataattttgcaaaaagagctggcaatgggattcccagtcccaaattaattaacaaaaatagacactcctccggtatgtgattgttggacggcacccgaaggattcggttagccatggcttgtgtaagcaaaggttgggaggagtgtcatcataataaaactaaaataaaaaggcactccttcatggtataagattgttggcaggcacccgaggattcgattagccatggtttgtgaaagaaaggttggaaggagtgccacacaaaaataaaataaaatgggagccgctctttgaaggtttgtctggcaagggggttagagtacccgctaccattcgttgacaacaacatacacctctcaaaactttatttttatgctctctttatgttttcaaaataaaagctctagcacaaatatagcgatcaatgcttccctctgcgaagggccatttttttacttttatgttgagtcagttcacctatctctctccacctcaagaagcaaacacttgtgtgaactgtgcattgattcctacatatctacttattgcacttgttatattgctttgcattgacaactatccatgagatatacatgttacaagttgaaagcaaccgctgaaacttaatcttccattgtgttgcttcaatacctttactaagaatttattgctttatgagtaactcttatgcaagacttattgatgcttgtcttgaaagtactattcatgaaaagtctttgctatatgattcaattgtttactcattgcatttacattgtttcgaatcgctgcattcatctcatatgctttacaatagtatgattaagattatgttggtagcatgtcacctcagaaattatcttttatcgtttacctactcgagacgagcaggaactaagcttggggatgctgatacgtctccaacgtatctataatttctgatgttccatgcttgttttatgacaataccgacatgttttgttcacactttatgtcattattatgcgttttccggaactaacctattgacgagatgccgaaaggccagttgctgttttctggtgtttttggttccagaaaggctgttcgggcaatattctcggaattggacgaaatcaacgccaaacctcctatttttcccggaaggctccagaacaccgaaggagagtcggaggagagccagggggccccacaccatagggccgcgcgggccagggtctggccgcgccggcctagggtgaggccaccctgtcagccctcctgcgccgcctcttcgcctataaaacccctttcgacctaaaaatgcagtaccaattgacgaaactccagaaagactccaggggcgccgccaccatcgcgaaactccaattcgggggacagaactctctgttctggcaccctgccgggacagggaattgcccccggagccatcttcaccgccatcttcaccgccatcgctgcctccatgatgaggagggagtaatccacccccgaggctgagggctccgctgtagctatgtggttcatctctctcccatgtacctcaatacaataatctcatgagctgccttacatgattgagattcatatgagttttgtatcacaattcatctatgtgctactcaagtgatgttattaaagtattctattcctcctgcatggtgtaaagtggacagggtgtgcatcatgtagtacttggcgtagtttatgattgtgatctcttgtagattattaagttaactattactatgatggtattgatacgatctattcctcctttcatagtgtgaaggttacggtgtgcatgctatgttagtacttggtttagttgtgttgatctatcttacactctaaggttatttaaatatgaacattgaattgtggagcttgttaactccggcattgagggttcgtgtaatcctacgtaatgtgttcatcatccaacaagagtgtagagtatgcatttatctattctgttatgtgatcaatgttgagagtgtccactagtgtaagtctgatccctaggccttgttcctaaatactgctatcgctgcttgtttactgttttactgcgttactactgctgcgttactactgcttgtttactgtcctgggcaaagcacttttctggtgccgttgctactgctcatatatattcataccacctgtacttcactatctcttcgccgaactagtgcacctattaggtgtgttggggacacaggagacttcttgctttgtggttgcagggttgcatgagagggatatctttgacctcttcctccctgagttcgataaaccttgggtgattcacttaagggaaacttgctgctgttctacaaacctctgctcttggaggcccaacactgtctacaggaaaaggagggggcgtagacatcaacaaccatctagctactgctatggacccatagtccaggggtggactactcacacatcgatccggaggcgatcatggcaatgaagagacctccgggagatgattcccctctccggcagggtgccagaggcgatctcctgaatcccccgagatgggattcgcggcggctgcgtctctggaaggttttccgtatcgtggttctcggtactgggggtttcacgacgaagactatatgtaggcggaagggtaggtcagggggcctcacgaggggcccacacagtaggccggcgcggccagggcttgggccgcgccgccctattgtgtggccacctcgtggccccacttcgtttcctcttcagacttctggaagcttcgtggaaaaataggaccctgggcgttgatttcgtccaattccgagaatatttccttactaggatttctgaaaccaaaaatagcagaaaacagcaactggctcttcggcatctcgtcaataggttagtgccggaaaatgcataataatgacatataatgtgtataaaacatgtgagtatcatcataaaagtagcatgaaacataagaaattatagatacgtttgggacgtatcatccACCCCGATGCAGCCGGCGATGCCATGGGGAATGCCGCGTCCGCTTGCCCCTATGGCGCGCCTCccgtcccgccgccgccggggtTCACCCGACCTCGTGCTCGGCGCCAGACGACAGCACCATCGGTGCCCGGCTTCCCGACCCCTGCACCAAGGCTGGAGCTGAGATGTACTTACCGGCTAggtcgcctcctcctccaccaggaTTTGCCCCTCTTCCGCCTCAGAGCGGGGCGCTGTCGATCCACCCAATCGTAAGTTCCTTGACTCAATATCCTTGTCGCTTGTTTACGTCGAGTAGATGCTATTATTCATGTGAATGTACATAGaattgattgcaatgtgcttctgCTTGCCATGCCAAGTTCAAACACCATCATGGACTTGACAATGTCAAGTCTGACATTGCCATTGTCCATGACTTTGCTTGAGCTTGGCCTTGCCATTGTCAAGCAGCTGGCAATGCCAAGCTCTAGCACCATGATTGTGATTGTGCATGCCACTGCCTGCTTTTGATGATGCATGCCATTGCTTCCTTGTGCTTCTCCATGCCATTGCCTGATTGAGCTTGGGCATGCCATTGCCTGCTTCTGATCGTGAATGGCATTGCCTGATTGTGCTTGTCCATGCCATTGCCTGATTGAGCTTGTGCATGTCATTGCCTGCTTCTGATtgtgcatgccattgcctgattgtgcttgtccatgccattgcctgcttttttttcgaaatgggggaaaatatcgccccagcttctgcatccaaaggatgcacacgactttttattagattattcacgaaccttacaagaaacaatacaaaagatcaaactcgaagcaaccttactatacctacagtgggatgaagagggtgacaatacaccaactcatatcatccaaaactaaatgccttcccaaaccgcccaatagcaggtgagaaacacatccagtcaagcagactctcagcgcacgtCAACACACACGCCACAGGAGTTGCTCCCGCCGTCTTCcttgactccatcttcaagagagatcatcacaTTAACCTTGCCTGATTGAGCTTGTGCATGCCATTGCCTGCTTCTGATtgtgcatgccattgcctgaTTGTGCTTGTCCATGCCATTGCCTGATTGAGCTTGTGCATACCATTGCCTGCTTTTGATtgtgcatgccattgcctgaTTGTGCTTGACATTGCTTCCCTGTGCTTGTGCAGAACTGGCCCTTCCTGGAATTATTCTCGGACGGGCCCATACTGGACGCTATCGACTATGCCGTCCGTGTGCAGCTGCGTGATCCCAACGCAGCGTTCATGGAAGCCCACCAGCAGATCACAGCGCCGAGGCGCTACGCCGGCCGTCCTGCTGACCTGGGGCATGCTGCCAATCCGTGTCTGCCGGTGTTCTTCGTCCAGGTGGAGAGCCAGGACCTCCGTTCCCTCGTTGTCCCGTCGTACATGGAGCAGCCCCTCATCATGAagtacaagctcaagaacaatggCCCCCTGTGAAGGTCTGCTTGTACTTGGGCGACCGTTGCGAGTGGAAGGTGCAGCTTCAGTGGACAGGGTAGCGCGTCGGGTTCATCAAGTCCTGGAGCGAGTTCTGCGCCAGGATTTTGCTGCACGTTGACGACACGCTCGTCTTCACACCTCAAGACGACGGCTTCAAGGTCGCCGTCTTCAGGAAGGAGACGTCCGTGTCCAGCGTCTTCGGCTGCAAGAGGCACCGCGAGGACCCTTTTGCTGATCCTCGCCAGTAAGGTGCTGCTGCTCCATCGCTGCCTTTGTTTATGTCTAATCCTGTTAGTTGTGCTGGCCTCTAGGAGGTTGATAAACACTACTTTTATGCATATCTAACTGTTGTGCTGGCCTCTAGGAGGCGTTTGAACactgcttttggacctggggaGTCTGCCCCCAGGTTTAGGCAAGCGTCTTACCACTCTGACGCTAGATTAGGACATGTGAAGTACTCTGTTCGCTGTGTATATGTGTTTGCTGTGAAGTATGATCGTGTTTGAGCCGTTTGTGTGCCGTTATATGATGGTAAGTTCACCATATTTGAATGTGGTGAGGAGAAGCTTTTGTCAGGGTGCCAAAAATGGCAACCAAACACATGTGTTGTGGCTGAACAGAGAAGGAACGCTGTCTCCACGCATCCAAATAATTTGCAACTCTGTTCGGGCCGGTGCAGCACAGGCTACCAAACGATGGGCCAAAAGTGGCCGGCTGCCCGTTTGCAACACGCAGGAGCGCCTATCTCGCTACGCCAGTGGTGCACGATTTTGACTCAGGCAACCAAAACGCCCCCTAAGTTTCGCGGAGCTAGAGTGTTGGACACTCCTACACGGCCATTTCTTGGGAAGCTAGATAGAAGCGGGAGGGCTTAAGTCATTTCGGTATATATCTGCGTCGACAGTTGAGGTGTACGTCGCGCCTCAGCCCTCAGGTGTTTGCGCTAGCTGCTGGTACGTGCGTCCAAAACAGAATTCCTAAACAGGATCCGGTGCTCAACACTCAACAGTCCAGCCGTGCCAACGATCTTGCAACTCACCCGCCAAATTCAGTGCGGCCCAAGGACGGACGGACGCGCCAGTTTAAAGCTGGCTCACCACTTCCCCGTGACCTTGCAACCACCACCCATTACCGTGTCGCCCTCATTTGTTACTGGGCGGCATTTCAATTTTCATAAAGATCGCGCACCAAAACTGTGTATTGaaaccaacaaaaaaaaaactgtgTATTGAACGCTCATCTATCACATACCACGACGAACCTATCGATGAATGGATTCAGTCGCTGAATTTCAGTGGAGCCAGTTGAATTGGAATTTCGAAACGGGTCGGCTCGCTTGATCAACGACGAGGTGTACGTTGTAAGTGAGTTGGAGGTGTGTGGGTGCCTGAATTGAATCCAGACCTACCCGCCGGCCCACCTCGATCGTCATTTACACGGATCGATGGAGGCCTACCGGGGGGAAATGTTTTGAACTCAAGTGGCGACCAAACGACGATCGGTGCTTCAAGCTTCTGAGTTTGGGGTGATTTATTCAGATACCGTTTGCTCCATTTCAAATGAAATTAAAGTCTCCTTCCCTCTATGATAAAATATAGTGGCTATACGATTTTTTCAAAGTCAAACCATATACATATTGAGCAAGTTTATACAAAAATATAAACATCtagaatatcaaatcaatatcgttAGATTCAATGTGAAGTATATTTCAATATGGTTTACATAGGCTATTTGACATACGGAAATCCATATTGGCTCATAGGTGTATATGCACCTATTGAACCTTGCTggaaatattttttaaaaaaattctaaactttcaaaaaaaacaaaattcAGGGTAAACTTCCACACATTCTATGCCTGCACACAAAGTGACCAAAATACTTTATTTTTTTGGCGTTTGCAAAAAACATAATTTTCGATGCTCCAAAATAGTTTTTACGAGACACTTATTTGTCTTTTCACATATATAGGTCATGAAAAATGTTTTCTTCTACAAAACTTTTGTGAACTAACATAGGATGTCTAGATGCACTCTGAAGAATTTTTTCAAATTTATTTAACAATTTTAAATAGATTTAATTTTTTTCATATTTGGTTTATCTACAGTTATGAGCCAAACCACTATGTCCACCAAAAATATCGTTATGAACTGAGACAGAAGGTTTGTCGCTGAAGCTCTCATCGGTGTCACCGTAACCTAGGGAACTGAATCTCACAGGGAACCAACCTCTCTGGCTAGGGATAGATCGACCCACTTCTATTACAAATTTGATCTTTTATAGTTTTTTTCTTCAAGAATGAAGGAAATGCAGTGGAATTTTAAACATTGAAGTAGGGCCTCCAATGCGCCTACTCAACTGCATTTGGGTTTGCCCTGCCTCACACACTTTGTAGATGGACACCGGAACTAGCTTCGTCGTCTCGCCGAGACGAGATGTCTTGGGTCGGAGGTACTTATTAGGTTGTGTCTTCCTCTCATTTGTTCGAATGAATGGGAGGAGGACAAAAAAATTAACAACCTAGAGCAAGACTTCCCCGAGCGCGAAGGACTGGCGGCTAAAACATAAGGGTGTGACTATTTCTCAGTCGAGTGAGAACTAACTTCGTTCTCAGTCAGATGATACCATTAAATCTTAGTTGCAACTCATGTTGCAACTCATAACTAGAATGAATCACGATGCAAATCAAATGATCTAGAACGTAACTAAGCACTAACTAAGCAAAAATCCAAAACACAAATCTAAAATCGCATAGACCTTTCACTAAAAATCGCACACCTCAAAGAATAAGTGATTTTGGGATCCATATGCCAAAACCCGACAAACTGAGAATTAGCCAACGTGATATCCTCCATAATTTCGACACCTCCTCAGAATAGCGTTTTCTTCAAAAGGAAAATGAAGCGTGGGTTGGTCAAAAGACATGGAAGGTTTTAACGCCCATTAAACCCCTCACTCGCACGATTTCCGCGCCATTATATATACACGCGCCTTGGCGCCTCCACGATCAAATCCATGAAATTCTCCATACATTCCACGAATCCCTTCTGTTTCCGCACCATCTCAAGTCCAAATCCAATGGCAATGGAGAAGATCACGGCGCAGCCACTGGCTCCCAGCCTCTCGGCCTCGGCCTCTTCCTCGCCAGCCACCGTCGGCGCCCTCCTCAACAATgccgccgctgtcgccgccaCCGGCGCCGCCCCGCGCGAGTGCCGCTACCCGCGGTCGCTGCTGTCGCGCTTCCTCGGCAGGGGCAGCGGCCGGTTCGGATGCCGCATGCGCCTCCCTCGCTACTGCGCCACGCGCGCCGGTGCGGTCGCCAAGGAGGACGCCGGAGACGAGGTGGCCGCGCCTAATGTGGTGGCGAGTAATCCAGCGGAGGCCCAGGAGTCGCCTCGAGGTTCCCTGCAGAGTACGTACGTGACTACCGCGAACTCGTTTCGAGTTAGTGATCTGTGTTGATGTTGATGGCCAATGGCGTGGCGTTGTTAATTGTTTGCGCAGGGAAGAAggcggcggagccggaggtgTCGGCGGCGAGCCTCGGGCTGGGCGCGGGCCTGGTCCTGCTGCTGTCCAAGGGCGCGGCGGAGCTGAGCCGGATGGCCGAGCTGCGCGCCCAGATGGAGCGGCTGGTGATGGATGCCAGGGCAGCGGAGGCGCGCGGCGGAGGCAACCGCTCAGTGGACGACGGCGCCAGCGTCGTCAAGGAGCGGATCTTCTTCGCCGACGCCGGCGACGAGGACGCCTCTTCTTCCCACGGTTCGCGCAGTGCGGCCGCCTCCGCCGGCGAGAATGCTGCCTCCGCGATGGATCAGATGGAAGCGGAGCTCGAGGCGGAACTTACGCGCCTGCAGCTCTCATCTGACTACGAGGGCGATGAGTGCGCGACGCCGAAGCGAGATCACCAGCTCGAGGTATCGTCATCATGTTGCTTCGAACCCCAAATGCTCTCTGCAATCCAAACTTGGCACTTCTCTACTAAATTACAATCAAAATTGGCAGTCCGAGCCAAAGAGCGACGTCTCCTCGGAAAGCGGCTCCCCTGCTCGCATCGACCAAGACGGCGTCGTGAACTACGCAGCAGGAGAATGCAAGGAAGACGACGTCGCCgacatcgaggaggaggaggaggcagagAGCAGTCCTTGCCATTTCGGCGTGCCGGCCCTGGTGCTGGAGAGGAGGCTGCACGAGCTGCTGCAGTCGCGGCACGAGGAGCGGATCGCGGAGCTGGAGACGGAGCTCCAGCGCGCGCAGAGGAAGCTGCGGGAGAAGGAGCGCGAGGTGTCCCGGTGGCGCGACACCGCCAAGCTTGCCTCACGCCACAAGGACGAGTCGCGGCTAAGGTAGAATCAAACAACCGTGAACGCGCACGCGAAAGGAAGAAATTAGGGACCTGTGCAAAATGCAAATTGGAGCCCAAAAATGGAACGTGCCCATGGACACGAAAAGCTATGCATGGGTGATCAAGTTTCCTATGTACCAATGAACTTTTAGATCTTTTTCGTACTATTTGTTTTGAAAAAGTTGCAAACTTGAGAAAGAGTTCTTGGGCACTATTTGTTGCTAGATTTGAGCAAACAATTGGGTAAGTTGTCTATCGGAAAATAGTTATGTATATGCTCTAATATAAACTAGAACCTAGAGGTTCAATACACGACATTGATAGAAGTACCTGAACATCTGAATCTATATCATCTCTTTCACATTCTCTTTGTCTTATTTACTCCCCGATCTCAATAAGACAAAGCTAATGTGAAAGAGATACTATACATAAGCCATATAAGTATCTTGCGTTAAGAAACCAGAACATAAGCTGGGATGTTTTGATGAGGCCGGGCCATGGAAAGAATTTTTTAGTGTGACTACTACGGGCATAAGCCAACCTGAACAAATAAATAGAAAGATATTGGCGCACTATTTTTCAAGTAAACCCTCATTAGCAAAAAGAGAGCGTTGGAGTACAATACAAGCGCTGCATCGGGATTTCCATGCTCATGGGTTTCGTAAGGGTATGACATTGTTAGCTTGATTTAGTACACCCCTCCGTCCAAAAAAAGCATCATATCGACGGCTAAAAGCATGCGACAGACCTCCATAAGAATTACCGCTCTCACAGCCTGATCCATTTTTTTTCGTCTTTTGAGCACATATATTTTCAAGCGACTCAACCTGGTCCACCGTAGTAGATACGCATACCGGGTGTATCATCTCGAAACTTGTCGACAGTGTACAACGTGGGATTGCTCGTGCCATGGGCAAGTCTCAAATCATCTTCTGGCGTAACGTACGTGTAGTTCTCGTTTACGATTTGGATGTTCCTTATGGCAGCT includes the following:
- the LOC127309123 gene encoding uncharacterized protein, yielding MAMEKITAQPLAPSLSASASSSPATVGALLNNAAAVAATGAAPRECRYPRSLLSRFLGRGSGRFGCRMRLPRYCATRAGAVAKEDAGDEVAAPNVVASNPAEAQESPRGSLQRKKAAEPEVSAASLGLGAGLVLLLSKGAAELSRMAELRAQMERLVMDARAAEARGGGNRSVDDGASVVKERIFFADAGDEDASSSHGSRSAAASAGENAASAMDQMEAELEAELTRLQLSSDYEGDECATPKRDHQLESEPKSDVSSESGSPARIDQDGVVNYAAGECKEDDVADIEEEEEAESSPCHFGVPALVLERRLHELLQSRHEERIAELETELQRAQRKLREKEREVSRWRDTAKLASRHKDESRLR